Genomic window (Candidatus Omnitrophota bacterium):
ACATCTCGGTCCTGTACAACGTCCCCAAAGAGAATATCGTAAAAGTCAGAAAGACCATCGGCCGGCATTATGTGGCAACGGTCATCGAGCCTTACGTCCGTGAATCTATCCGCAATATAGTGAGCGGCTACGAGGTTAAAGCTCTTTTTAGTGATGACGGAAGAAATAAAATAGGCAAAGGAATGCTCAACTTTCTTAAAGAGAAACTCGAACCGCGCGGAATTAACGTTCAGGATGTTTTGTTGCGTGACGTGCGATTACCTTCGGTTTTCTCTGATAGTATTCAGCAGAAATTAAAAACAGAGCAGGAAGCCCAGCAAAAACAATTTGAACTGCAAAAAGCCAAGATGGACGCGGAGATCGCCGTCGCTAAGGCCAAAGGTGTCGCCGAGAGTAATCAAATTATCGCCGGAAGCATCAGCGATAATTATTTGCGTTATCTTTGGATAGAGGGTTTGCAAACCAGCGACAAACAAATTATTTACGTGCCGACGGAAGCAAACCTGCCCATTATGGAAGCGGGACGAACCAACTCGCTAAGAGGAGCTTTAGACGCGGGCGGCAAATAAAAGTAGAAAATTCTTAATCCCGGGAACACGTACATATAAAACGAGAGGGGAAATGCGATGAGCATTTGGGGAATTCTTGCAGGATTCATTTTGTATCTTGTACCGCTTCAATTTTTCGTGGTACGATCTATTCCGCAACCAATCGAGCGTTTGCCCTTATGCATTCTCGTATCTTTGCCTTCGCTTTTACTCGCAATTTTTTCCTGGAAAAAGCAAAGAAAGTTTTCCATTGGAGTCATCGCTGGGACAATGATTTGCTTCTTATTTCTTATCCTTTCATTTGTTCCGCACAATTTAAGATCGGCTAGCAGCGAAATGCCTATTAAGATCAACAATACAAAATAAAGGAGCTTTATAAGCATGGAGATTGAACAATCGGAACGATTAAAAATGCTTCCTCCGTATTTATTCGTTGAGATAGACAAGGCTAAGCGCGAAGCGAAAGCGGCGGGAAGAGATATTATTGATCTGGGCGTGGGAGATCCGGATATGCCGACACCGCCGCATATTATTGAAGCGCTTAAAACGGCCGCGCAAGATGGCGGTAATCATCATTATGCTTTTGACGCGGGATTGCCGGCTTTGCGCAAAGAAATATCCGCCTTTTGTCAAAATCATTTCAATGTTTCCTTAAATCCTGATGGTGAAATTTATCCTTTGATCGGCTCTAAAGAGGGAATCGCGCATCTTCCTTTGGCTATCATCAATCCTAAAGATAAAGTTTTAGTTCCCGATCCGTGTTATCCGGTTTATCGTTCCGCAACTTGGTTTGCCGGTGGAAAAGTCGTTACTTTACCTTTAAAAGCCAAAAATAATTTCCTGCCGGATTTGGAGAGAATCAAAGACGCAAAATTGCTTTATATCAATTACCCGAATAACCCAACATCCGCCACCGCGCCGCGGGAATATTTAACCGAATTGGTAAAAATCTGCAAAGAAAAGGGAATTATCATCGCATCAGATTTGGCATATTCGGAAATTTATTATGACAATGAAAAACCGGTGAGTATTTTGGAAATCGAGGGTGCAAAGGATATCGCGATTGAATTTCATTCGCTTTCCAAAACCTTTAATATGACCGGCTGGCGTTTGGGCTGGGCCTGCGGAAATCCGAAACTCATCGCCGCTTTAGCCAAAGTTAAAGCCAATGTGGATTCGGGGATTTTCCAGGCCATACAAGTCGCCGGCATCGCCGCTTTAAAAAGCGATCCGCATGATTTAGATGACCTGCGGCGCATGTATCAGGAACGCCGCGACCTATTTATCAACGGGCTTCGTTCTATCGGATGGAAAATCGCACCGCCCAAGGCCGCGTTTTATGTTTGGGCGAAACTGCCGAAGAAATTTACCGGTTCTATGGAAACCGCTAAAGCATTTTTAGACCAAGCCGATATTGTGGCGACACCGGGTGTTGGTTTCGGCGAACACGGCGAAGGGTTTATCCGCATGACGATCACCGTTCCTAAAGAGCGGCTGACGTTGGCAGTGGAGAGGTTGAAGAAAGTCATTTAGTGAAATGACTAATTCCCAATGTCAAATGGCAAATAAATTACCAATGACTAATGTCAAATAAAATACATTAGAAATTGGAAATTTGACATTTATTTAGAATTAGAAATTTGGCATTCATCATTGATGTTTATCTGTAAAGGATCAGTGTTGGCTATTGTTTACTTCGGACTTGGTTCCAATTTAGGCGATCGGAAGAAAAATATTCTTGGCGCTTTGGCGCGGATGCGCCAAAGCGCCATTCGTATCCAAAAGGTTTCGCACGTCATTGAAACCAAGCCGGTGGGCGGCCCCAAGGGCCAAAATGATTATTTAAACGCCGCGGCAAAGGGTACAACTGAACTTACACCGGGAAAACTTCTTCGAACACTTAAATCCATCGAAAAAAAGCTCGGCCGAAAAAAAGGACTCCGCTACGGCCCGCGCTTGATCGACATTGATATTTTGATCTATGAAAACAAATGGATCAAAACGCCAAAGCTGACAATTCCTCATCCGCGCATGCTCAAAAGGGAATTCGTCTTAAAACCATTAAAAGAGATCGCTCCAAAACTCGTAAAGGAACTTTTATCGTGAAGATCGTTAAAAGCATAAAACAAATGCACAGTATAGTCCTTGACGCCAAGAGAAAAAATAAAACTATCGGCTTTGTCCCCACCATGGGCTATCTGCATCACGGGCATTGTTCGCTTCTTCGCCGATGCCGTAAAGAAAATGATTTAAGTGTTTTAAGTATTTTTGTCAATCCCGTGCAGTTTTCTCCGACGGAGGATTTCACCAAATATCCGCGCGATTTAAAAAGAGACGAAAAATTTGCAAAAGACGAAAAAGTTGATATAATCTTTTATCCGTCGGTCGACGAGATCTATCCCGACGGATACCGGACCTTCGTGCAAGTGGACGGGCTCTCTGATAAGTTATGCGGAAAATTCCGCCCGGGGCATTTTAGGGGCGTTTCCACAGTGGTGATGAAATTAGTCAACATTGTTGCGCCGGACACGCTTTATTTAGGGCAAAAGGATGCGCAACAGGCGCTCATTATCCAAAGGATGCTCAAAGATCTAAACACCGATGTGCGTGTAAAGATCCTGCCGACCGTCCGCGAGAAAAGTGGTTTAGCGATGAGTTCGCGCAATAGTTATTTAGCGCCCGAACATCACGCCAAGGCAACGATCCTTTACCGTTCTTTGCAGCACGCCAAGACCATTATTGAAGACGGCGAGCGCAACCCGGAAACAGTGATTGAAGAAATGCGCGTCTTGATCTCAAGCGAAGGCGCCGAAAAAATTGATTATATTGAATGCGTGGACGCTCAAACGCTTTTACCCTTAGATGACATTAAGGGGGATATTTTGATCGCCGTTGCGGTATGGTTTGGCACAGCCCGGCTTATCGACAACATTACGGTTAGTGTGACTGAATGAAAAAAACAAAGAAGTTAAGAGTAGGTATTGTTGGCTGCGGCGCTATTGGTTCGCGCATCGCCAAAAGCATTAGCCAAGAATTAAAATCCGACTGCGCTTTAAGCGCTTTGTTTGACATCGATACCGAGAAATCGAAAAAGTTATCCGCGAAATTCTCCGCTAAAAATCTCATCAAGAAAAATTTATCCGACCTTATCAGATCTTGTGACTTGGTTGTGGAAGCCGTAACCTCCACCGAAACACAAAAAATCGTTTCGGATGTTCTGCGTGCCAAAAAACACGTACTGGCCATGAGCGTTGGAAAGCTTCTTTACGCCGATAAACTATTCGCCTTAGCGCGAAAAAATAAATGCGCGCTTCTTTTACCGTCGGGCGCGATTGCTGGTCTCGACGCTATCAAGGCGGCAAGCCTACGCAATATTTCTTCCGTTGTTTTAACCACCCGTAAGCCTCCCGTCGGGTTTGCCAACTCCGCATATATAATTAAAAAAAATATTGATTTAAACGCGATTGCCTGCGAAACTGTTCTCTTTGACGGGCACGTTGACGACGCTGTTCACTGGTTTCCAAAAAACATCAATGTGGCGGCCACACTCGCGATCGCCAGCAATTGCAAAGAAAAAGTGCGCGTGCGTATTTTGACATCACCGGAATTTAAATTGAATTCACACGAAATAGAAGTGATTGGTGATTTTGGGCGAATGGTGTCGCGCACCGATAATGTGGTGTGTCCCGATAATCCGAAGACAAGTTATTTGGCGGTGTTGTCCGCTATTCAAACATTAAAGCAATTTTTTAACACAGTAAAAATCGGAACTTAATAAAACACGAGAGGGGGTGAATCAGAGATGGCAAAGAAAATCGCAAAGGTTGGAGTAAAAAGAGAAAAAGGTTATCTTTACTTCATTGACAAGCAAGGAGACGTATCTTGCGCAAAGATGGCTCGCGGTAACAAAAAAGGCGGGTCACCTAAAAAAGTCGCGAAGGTTGGTATCAAGAAAGAAAAAGGATACCTCTACTTCTTAGACAAGCAAGGTGATGTGTCAAGCGCCCAGATGGTCCGTGGCGGCAAAAAGAAGTCGAAAAAACGTTAATTGAAATAAGAGGTTTGGGCAGCTTCTGTTCTCCTTAAAAGAAGAACAGAAGCTGCCCTCATCGCTTAAGCATTTCTTCTCAACATTCCTTCCAGTCCAAATTAATTTAAAGTTAAAGTCATGAGCAGCGAACATATCATTATCCGCGGCGCCAAGGAACACAACCTTAAAAATCTTGATCTCAAGATCCCGCGCAATCAATTTGTGGTTGTCACCGGGCTTAGCGGCTCGGGAAAATCTTCTTTAGCCTTTGATACCATTTACGCCGAAGGCCAGCGCCGCTATGTGGAAAGTTTATCCGCGTACGCCCGTCAGTTTTTGGAACAGCTGCAAAAGCCCGATGTGGAATACATCGAAGGTTTATCGCCCACTATTTCCATCGAACAAAAAACCACCAGCCGCAATCCGCGTTCAACGGTAGCCACCCAAACCGAAATTTATGATTATCTGCGCCTTTTATTTGCCCGGGTGGGAACGCCTTTTTGTTACAATTGCGGAAGAAAAATCGAACGCCAAACATCCCAAGAGATCACCGAGCAGATCCTGAATTTCAAAGAAGGAACCGAGATCAATATCCTTTCTCCGCTTATTCAGGGAAGAAAAGGTGAATACCGCAACATCCAAGCCCAAATCTCCAAAGCCGGATTTGCCCGGCTTCGGGTTGACGGAAAAATTTACGATATCAACGATAAGATCAAGCTCGATAAATTCAAAGTCCATAACATTGACGTAGTCATCGACCGATTGACGATCAAACCCAATATCAAAAAGCGTCTGACCGAATCGATTGAAACCGCGCTTAAAATGGGCAACGGCATCGCCATCATCAGCTTCTCCTCCAAAATTCCCGATAAAATTTTCAGCGAAAAATACGCCTGCATTGATTGCGGTATTAATCTTTTAGAAATTGAGCCGCGTATTTTTTCTTTTAATTCTCCTTACGGCGCTTGCCCCAAATGTAACGGGCTGGGCACCAAGATGGAAATTGACCCCGAATTAATGATCCCAGATCCGTCTAAGCCGTGGATCAACGCCATCGCTCCCTGGAAAAAAGGCGGACGCGGTTTTATGATGTATTACCGCGCGGTTTTACGCGAGATCGCTCATCTTTACCGCATCAATTTAGAATTACCGTATCAAAAGTTAAATAAACGCCAACGTAACGTCATTTTGTACGGTTCCGGCGATGTCGTCTGGGGCAGACAGTTTGAAGGTGTCGTTGCTTATTTGGAACGGCTTTTCAATGAAACCGATAATGATTGGCTCAAGGATGAGATTTCCGGTTTTATGTCCGTTTTGCCATGCCCGGAATGCAAGGGAAATCGACTCAAGAAAGAATCGCTGGCGATCAAGATCGCTGATAAAAATATTACCGAAGCCACCGCGCTATCTATTAAGGAAGCCAAACAATTTTTCTCAACGCTCAATCTCTCAAAAGACAAAAAGATCATTTCCGAGCAGATCCTTAAAGAAATTTTGCGCCGGCTCGATTTTTGTATCAATGTCGGCTTGGAATATTTAACGCTGGATCGTAAAAGCGCCACATTGTCCGGTGGGGAAGCCGAGCGCATTCGCCTCGCCACTCAAGTCGGTTCCGGTTTAGTCGGCGTTATCTACATTTTGGACGAACCGTCCATCGGGCTTCATCAAAAAGATAATGATATGCTTCTTCATACTTTGCAAGCACTGCGCGATATTGGAAACAGTCTTATCGTGGTTGAGCACGATGAAGCCACTATTCGCGCGGCGGATTATGTCATCGACCTTGGGCCCGGCGCCGGCGAACACGGCGGCGAGATCATTTACGCGGGCGATGTTCCGGGGCTTTTAAAATCCAAGAATTCTCCCACCGGACAATATTTGCGCGGCGAGCTTAAAATTCCTTTTCCGGAAAAACGCCGAGAGATCCAAAAAACAAATTTTATAAAAGTGCTGGGCGCCAGCGAACATAATCTAAAAAATATTGACGCCGCTTTTCCTTTAGGAACTTTTATTTGCATTACCGGCGTGTCCGGCTCGGGAAAATCAACCCTCATTAACGATGTTTTATATACAGCGCTTGCCGCGCAAATCAATCATTCGCGCGAAAAAGCCGGCGCGCATAAAAAGATCGAAGGCATTCATCACATTGATAAAGTGATCGTCGTCGATCAATCTCCCATCGGACGTACACCGCGCTCTAATC
Coding sequences:
- a CDS encoding prohibitin family protein: MKRFSWMILAGVIILFSNGCSFVGIEDGQGGIKADFGKIADEPLGTGWHFFIPMFSWIERWDIKTLELQETANVPSSEGLISQLDISVLYNVPKENIVKVRKTIGRHYVATVIEPYVRESIRNIVSGYEVKALFSDDGRNKIGKGMLNFLKEKLEPRGINVQDVLLRDVRLPSVFSDSIQQKLKTEQEAQQKQFELQKAKMDAEIAVAKAKGVAESNQIIAGSISDNYLRYLWIEGLQTSDKQIIYVPTEANLPIMEAGRTNSLRGALDAGGK
- a CDS encoding LL-diaminopimelate aminotransferase → MEIEQSERLKMLPPYLFVEIDKAKREAKAAGRDIIDLGVGDPDMPTPPHIIEALKTAAQDGGNHHYAFDAGLPALRKEISAFCQNHFNVSLNPDGEIYPLIGSKEGIAHLPLAIINPKDKVLVPDPCYPVYRSATWFAGGKVVTLPLKAKNNFLPDLERIKDAKLLYINYPNNPTSATAPREYLTELVKICKEKGIIIASDLAYSEIYYDNEKPVSILEIEGAKDIAIEFHSLSKTFNMTGWRLGWACGNPKLIAALAKVKANVDSGIFQAIQVAGIAALKSDPHDLDDLRRMYQERRDLFINGLRSIGWKIAPPKAAFYVWAKLPKKFTGSMETAKAFLDQADIVATPGVGFGEHGEGFIRMTITVPKERLTLAVERLKKVI
- the folK gene encoding 2-amino-4-hydroxy-6-hydroxymethyldihydropteridine diphosphokinase; amino-acid sequence: MAIVYFGLGSNLGDRKKNILGALARMRQSAIRIQKVSHVIETKPVGGPKGQNDYLNAAAKGTTELTPGKLLRTLKSIEKKLGRKKGLRYGPRLIDIDILIYENKWIKTPKLTIPHPRMLKREFVLKPLKEIAPKLVKELLS
- the panC gene encoding pantoate--beta-alanine ligase; translated protein: MKIVKSIKQMHSIVLDAKRKNKTIGFVPTMGYLHHGHCSLLRRCRKENDLSVLSIFVNPVQFSPTEDFTKYPRDLKRDEKFAKDEKVDIIFYPSVDEIYPDGYRTFVQVDGLSDKLCGKFRPGHFRGVSTVVMKLVNIVAPDTLYLGQKDAQQALIIQRMLKDLNTDVRVKILPTVREKSGLAMSSRNSYLAPEHHAKATILYRSLQHAKTIIEDGERNPETVIEEMRVLISSEGAEKIDYIECVDAQTLLPLDDIKGDILIAVAVWFGTARLIDNITVSVTE
- a CDS encoding aspartate dehydrogenase encodes the protein MKKTKKLRVGIVGCGAIGSRIAKSISQELKSDCALSALFDIDTEKSKKLSAKFSAKNLIKKNLSDLIRSCDLVVEAVTSTETQKIVSDVLRAKKHVLAMSVGKLLYADKLFALARKNKCALLLPSGAIAGLDAIKAASLRNISSVVLTTRKPPVGFANSAYIIKKNIDLNAIACETVLFDGHVDDAVHWFPKNINVAATLAIASNCKEKVRVRILTSPEFKLNSHEIEVIGDFGRMVSRTDNVVCPDNPKTSYLAVLSAIQTLKQFFNTVKIGT
- the uvrA gene encoding excinuclease ABC subunit UvrA, with protein sequence MSSEHIIIRGAKEHNLKNLDLKIPRNQFVVVTGLSGSGKSSLAFDTIYAEGQRRYVESLSAYARQFLEQLQKPDVEYIEGLSPTISIEQKTTSRNPRSTVATQTEIYDYLRLLFARVGTPFCYNCGRKIERQTSQEITEQILNFKEGTEINILSPLIQGRKGEYRNIQAQISKAGFARLRVDGKIYDINDKIKLDKFKVHNIDVVIDRLTIKPNIKKRLTESIETALKMGNGIAIISFSSKIPDKIFSEKYACIDCGINLLEIEPRIFSFNSPYGACPKCNGLGTKMEIDPELMIPDPSKPWINAIAPWKKGGRGFMMYYRAVLREIAHLYRINLELPYQKLNKRQRNVILYGSGDVVWGRQFEGVVAYLERLFNETDNDWLKDEISGFMSVLPCPECKGNRLKKESLAIKIADKNITEATALSIKEAKQFFSTLNLSKDKKIISEQILKEILRRLDFCINVGLEYLTLDRKSATLSGGEAERIRLATQVGSGLVGVIYILDEPSIGLHQKDNDMLLHTLQALRDIGNSLIVVEHDEATIRAADYVIDLGPGAGEHGGEIIYAGDVPGLLKSKNSPTGQYLRGELKIPFPEKRREIQKTNFIKVLGASEHNLKNIDAAFPLGTFICITGVSGSGKSTLINDVLYTALAAQINHSREKAGAHKKIEGIHHIDKVIVVDQSPIGRTPRSNPATYTGVFGHVRDLFSQLPESKMRGYKPGRFSFNVKGGRCEACGGDGIRKIEMHFLPDVYVPCEICKGLRFTEQTLEVRFKGKNIADVLSLSVSEGLQLFENIPRVKNTLQTLCDVGLGYIKLGQAATTLSGGEAQRVKLASELCKFATGKTLYILDEPTTGLHFADVDKLLGVLQRLVDRGNTVIVIEHNLEVIKTADYILDLGPDGGDKGGEIVFAGSPEELIKCPSSYTGQYLKDFLRASHQQKPAGN